A region of Vigna radiata var. radiata cultivar VC1973A chromosome 6, Vradiata_ver6, whole genome shotgun sequence DNA encodes the following proteins:
- the LOC106765004 gene encoding 3-hydroxy-3-methylglutaryl-coenzyme A reductase 1, with amino-acid sequence MDLRHRVPPTAHDGAIHHPNRGKRDSSPTSSASSPKASDALPLPLYLTNAIFFTLFFSVAYFLLHRWRDKIRSHTPLHVVTLSEIAAIFSLIASFIYLLGFFGIDFVQSFITRASHDVWDVDEAVSESSPRPSPSTSITKLPPVECSLISQDDEDIVRSVVNGVTPSYALESRLGDCRRAAAIRRAALQRMTGRSLEGLPLDGFDYDSILGQCCEMPVGYVQIPVGVAGPLLLDGFEYTVPMATTEGCLVASTNRGCKAIYASGGASSVVLRDCMSRAPVVRFSTAKRAAQLKFFLEDPLNFDTLSVVFNRSSRFARLQGIQCAMAGKNVYLRFTCSTGDAMGMNMVSKGVQNVLDFLQNDFPDMDVIGISGNYCSDKKPSAVNWIEGRGKSVVCEAIIKEEVVKKVLKTNVSALVELNMLKNLTGSAIAGALGGFNAHASNIVSAVFIATGQDPAQNIESSHCITMMEAVNDGRDLHISVTMPSIEVGTVGGGTQLASQSACLNLLGVKGASKESPGSNSRLLASIVAGSVLAGELSLMSAIAAGQLVNSHMKYNRSSKDVTKISS; translated from the exons ATGGACCTCCGCCACCGCGTGCCCCCCACCGCCCACGACGGAGCTATCCACCATCCCAACCGCGGCAAGAGGGATTCCTCTCCCACATCATCAGCGTCCTCTCCTAAGGCCTCCGACGCCCTCCCTCTGCCACTATACCTCACCAACGCCATCTTCTTCACTCTCTTCTTCTCCGTCGCATACTTCCTCCTGCACCGGTGGCGCGATAAGATCCGCAGCCATACACCTCTGCACGTAGTCACGCTCTCCGAGATTGCCGCGATTTTCTCCCTCATTGCCTCATTCATCTACCTCCTCGGCTTTTTCGGCATCGACTTCGTGCAGTCCTTCATCACACGCGCCTCGCACGACGTGTGGGACGTCGACGAAGCTGTTTCGGAATCCTCGCCCAGGCCCTCGCCCTCTACGTCAATTACCAAATTGCCCCCTGTTGAGTGCTCGTTGATCTCCCAAGACGATGAGGACATTGTCCGCTCCGTTGTTAACGGCGTTACGCCGTCCTATGCGCTCGAGTCTCGCCTTGGAGACTGTCGCCGTGCGGCGGCGATTCGGCGCGCGGCTCTGCAGAGGATGACGGGGCGGTCGCTGGAGGGGCTGCCGCTGGACGGGTTCGATTACGATTCGATTTTGGGGCAGTGCTGCGAAATGCCGGTGGGATACGTGCAGATTCCTGTGGGGGTGGCGGGGCCGTTGCTGCTGGACGGGTTCGAGTACACGGTGCCGATGGCCACCACGGAGGGGTGCCTTGTTGCCAGCACCAATCGAGGGTGCAAAGCTATATATGCATCTGGTGGGGCCAGCAGTGTTGTTTTGAGGGATTGCATGTCAAGGGCCCCTGTTGTCAGGTTCTCCACTGCTAAGAGGGCTGCACAGTTGAAGTTCTTCTTGGAGGATCCTCTCAATTTTGATACACTTTCCGTTGTTTTCAACAG GTCGAGTAGATTTGCCAGGCTGCAAGGTATTCAGTGTGCTATGGCTGGAAAGAACGTTTATTTGAGATTCACTTGTAGCACGGGTGATGCTATGGGTATGAACATGGTTTCCAAAGGGGTGCAAAACGTTCTTGACTTTCTTCAGAATGACTTCCCTGATATGGATGTTATTGGCATTTCTG GAAATTATTGTTCGGATAAGAAGCCATCTGCAGTAAATTGGATCGAGGGACGTGGGAAATCAGTTGTTTGTGAAGCAATTATTAAAGAAGAAGTGGTGAAAAAGGTATTGAAGACCAACGTGTCTGCCCTGGTGGAGCTTAACATGCTTAAAAACCTTACTGGTTCCGCTATTGCTGGTGCTCTTGGTGGATTCAATGCCCATGCTAGTAACATTGTTTCTGCAGTCTTTATAGCCACAGGACAAGATCCAGCACAAAATATTGAGAGTTCCCATTGCATAACCATGATGGAAGCCGTTAATGATGGGAGGGACCTTCACATCTCGGTGACCATGCCTTCCATTGAG GTGGGTACTGTTGGGGGTGGAACTCAACTTGCATCCCAGTCTGCTTGCTTGAATTTACTTGGTGTGAAGGGTGCGAGCAAGGAGTCACCAGGATCAAACTCAAGACTTTTGGCCTCCATTGTTGCTGGATCTGTTTTAGCCGGAGAGTTGTCTCTGATGTCTGCCATTGCAGCGGGGCAGTTAGTCAACAGCCACATGAAATACAACAGATCAAGCAAAGATGTAACCAAAATATCATCTTGA
- the LOC111241828 gene encoding uncharacterized protein LOC111241828 — MAGGDNRILTVNLPILTKKNWDRWSAQMRILFKFHDVSDVVESDCQEFASGTTDEQKVISKKKDNKALFIIHQCVDDVHFEKIRNVTTAKEAWNILVRSHAGSEKIKRVKLQILRRQYELLQMEDGDRIGEYFNKILTITNQMKGCGESITELMIIEKIMRSLPQKFDPKVVAIELSKDLSKMQIEELQSSLEAHEMRLVERNSIKNSGQALKVHHSKNDERKKQKKWKADRIEYDHDNKSESVERNGRSEKNQKRKDKRSVECFNCHRLGHYSYECYADKV, encoded by the exons ATGGCTGGTGGTGATAATCGCATTTTGACGGTGAATCTTCCAATTCTCACGAAGAAAAATTGGGATCGATGGAGTGCACAGATGCGGATCCTGTTCAAGTTCCATGATGTGAGTGATGTGGTTGAAAGTGACTGCCAGGAGTTTGCTTCGGGTACTACAGACGAGCAGAAGGTTATATCCAAGAAGAAAGATAACAAGGCACTGTTCATAATTCATCAATGCGTTGATGATGTTCATTTTGAAAAGATTCGGAACGTAACCACTGCTAAGGAAGCTTGGAACATCTTGGTTCGAAGTCATGCAGGAAGTGAGAAAATCAAGAGAGTGAAGCTTCAAATCCTTAGGAGGCAGTATGAGTTACTGCAAATGGAGGATGGTGATAGAATTGGTGAGTATTTCAACAAAATACTCACAATCACGAATCAGATGAAGGGCTGTGGAGAATCTATCACCGAGCTTATGATTATTGAGAAAATCATGAGATCTTTGCCGCAGAAATTTGACCCTAAAGTGGTGGCTATAGAATTATCGAAAGATTTGTCAAAAATGCAGATTGAAGAACTTCAAAGTTCTTTGGAGGCACACGAGATGAGACTAGTTGAGAGAAATTCTATCAAGAATTCTGGGCAAGCCTTGAAAGTACATCATTCCAAGAATGATGaaagaaagaagcaaaagaaatgGAAGGCTGATAGAATCGAGTATGATCATGATAACAAGTCTGAATCAGTGGAGAGAAATGGTAGATCAGAGAAGAATCaaaaaaggaaagataaaagaagTGTGGAGTGTTTTAATTGTCACAGATTAGGACACtactcttatgaatgttatgctgATAAGG tgTAG